CTTTCGCTTCCCGAGCACGGCTACCACGCGCCGAACGAGAACTACGACTGGCGGCAGGCGCGCGGCGGGATGATGGCGTTCGCCGAGTATTTCCGGAGAGCCGCGGAGATCTAGCGCTTCCCCGGCGAGGATTCCGGGCCCGGCGGGACCGCCGGGCCTTTTCCGTTTCGGAGAAAATGACGGCCGCATGACCGCGCCGCGCCGCCCCGTCGTCTATTCGTCCGGTCCGCAGGGGAGCGGCAACCGCTGTCCGCGATGCGGATGGCCGGTCGATTCGTGCGCCTGCGCGAAAAAAGAGGAGGTCGCCGGACCGCTCGCCGGCCAGCGCGTCCGCGTTTCGCGCAGCTCCGCGGGGCGCGGAGGCAAGACGGTGACCCTGATCGCCGGAATCGAAGGGGGAGACGCGATTCTCGCGCCGCTCGCGAAGAAGCTCAAGGCGCGATGCGGCGCGGGGGGGACGGTCAAGGACGGCCTGATCGAGATCCAGGGCGACCATGGGGACACGGTGATGAGCCTGCTCGCCGCCGAAGGGTACCGGCCCAAGAAATCGGGGGGGTGACCGGCCTTCATCGCTGCCGGGGACGCGATGGTCTCCGTGTGCGGCGAATTCCGGGCGGAGTCGTTCGACACGCGGGACCGCCCGCGCGACGAATTCGCCGGCGTCGATCTTCGAACATGGCCGATCGGATTTGTCAAGGAAGAATTCGATCAAAAATTTCCGGGCGATGGTTGATTTCGCGCGAAGCGGGGCGGACAATCTTTTCGTGCTTCCGGAAGTCTTCGAATGCCCGCGATGCGAGCGGCAGTTCATCGTGGACGAGCCCGCGGAAGGCTACGGCACCGTCCACTGCCCGCAGTGCGGCCGGTACCTCGGCGAGCGCGATCTCTCGTACGTCCTCCGTTCCGAGATCGACGAGCTCGTCGAGCGGCTGGAGTTCGAGCGGAACCGGCTCGAGAACGACGCGGCCGTCTACGGCATGACGGACTGCGAGGCCGAGATGAAGCTGTACGGCCGGGAGATCCCCGCCGCGATCGGCGTGCTCCGCGAGACGATCGGGAAGCTCCGCAAGATGAGCGAGTCCTACAAGCCCGCGCCGTCGAATACCCACGAGAGATAGCCTCCCCGGGGGCCTAGCCCTTCCGTTAAAATCTCCCCACCCATGCCCTTGTCGAACGGAACGAAGATCGGCCCTTACGAGATCCTCGCCCCTCTCGGAGCGGGAGGCATGGGCGAGGTCTATCGCGCGCGCGATCCGCGGCTCGGCCGCGACGTCGCCCTGAAGGTCCTTCCGGAGGAGTTCACGACGGACCGCGAACGGCTGGTGCGCTTCGAGCAGGAGGCGCGCGCCGCGTCGGCGCTGAACCATCCGGGAATCGTCGTCGTGCACGACATCGGATCGGCCGAGGGGCGCGCCTACATCGCGATGGAGCTCGTCGACGGGCGGACGCTCCGCGCGCTCCTCGAGGACGGGGCCGTCCCGATCCGAAAGTTGCTGGATATCGCGACCCAGCTGGCGGAAGCGCTCGCGAAGGCGCACGACTCCGGCATCGTCCACCGGGACCTCAAGCCCGAGAACGTGATCGTCTCGAAGGACGGCTACGTCAAGGTGCTCGATTTCGGTCTCGCGCGCCAAACCGATCGGCGCGGTTCGGATTCGTCCGAGCTTCCGACCCAGACCGGCACGGCGCCCGGGACGGTCATGGGTACGGTCGGCTACATGTCGCCGGAACAGGCGGCGGGCCGCCCCGTCGACTTCCGGTCGGACCAGTTCTCCCTCGGATCGATGGTCTACGAGATGTCGACCGGCAAGCGCGCGTTCGAACGGGGGACATCGGCCGAAACGCTGACGGCCATCATCCGCGAGGAGCCGGAGCCGATCTCGACCGCGAACGCCCGCATTCCCGCGCCGCTCCGGTGGATCGTCGAACGCTGCCTCGCCAAAGACGCGGAGGACCGCTTCGCCTCGACGAAGGATCTCGCGCGCGACCTGAAAAGCCTGCGCGACCACCTCACGGAGACGTCGGCGTCTCTCCAGTCCGGCGTCAGCGCCGCCATTCCCATCGGGCGGGTGCGGAGCCTGCGCCGCCGCGCGATCGCGGCGACCGCCGTCGCGGCAGTCCTCGCGGTCGCTCTGGCGATCTCCGTCCTGAAACCCCGCCGCCCGCCGGGCGGGGCCGTCTTCCATCGGCTGACGTTCCAGCGCGGCGCGATCTGGGGCGCGCGCTTCACGCCCGACGGGGGATCGATCGTCTACGGCGCCGCGTGGGACGGGCAGCCTTCCCATCTGTACACCGTCCGGGCCGACAACCTCCTCTCGTCGCCGCTCGATCTCCCTCCCGCGTTTCTCCTCGGCATCTCGAGACAGAGCGAGGTGGCGCTCGCGAAGGATCCGATTCAGGTCACGACGCTGCAGATTCTCGGAACGCTCGCGAGGGCCCCCTTGTCCGGGGGCTCGCCCCGCGAAGTCGAAAGCAGAGTGTCTTTCGCCGACTGGACGCCGGACGGCACCGGGCTCGCCGTCGTTCGCGACGTCGGCGGCCGTGCGGACCTCTTCTATCCGGAGGACCACCTCCTGTACGCGTCGCAGGGATGGGCCAGCCATCCGCGGTTCTCGCCCGACGGAAAGTGGATCGCGTTCCTCGATCACGCGTCGGCGGGCGACGGCGGCTCGGTGGTGCTCGTGTCGACCGACGGCCGGACGCGGAGGACGCTCGCCTCCGGATTCTCGACGGTTCAGGGGCTGGCCTGGAGGGCCGACGGGAAGGAGATCTGGTTCACCGGGACCGCCGAGGGAAACGCGCGGGCGCTCTGCGCCGTGACGCCGTCCGGAAAGATGCGGACTCTTCACCGGGTCCCGGCGACTCTGACGCTCTACGACATCGCCAAAGACGGCCGGCTGCTCGTGGAGCAGGAGGATCAGCGTTCCAGCACCTTCGCCCTGGCGCCCGGGGAGACCCGGGAGAGGGATCTGTCGGCGCTCGACTGGAGCGGCCTCAACGGATTCTCGACGGACGGAAGGCTCGTGTCCTTCGACGAGACCGGCGAGGGCGGCGGCGAAAGCGGCTCCGTGTACATCCGGAGGACGGACGGATCCTCTCCCCTCCTGCTCGGGACCGGCGGGTCCGGGGGCTTCTCCTCGGATGGCTCCTGGGTGGCCGGTTACGGATTGGAGGGCTCGACGATCTCGCTCTTCCCGACGGCGGCGGGGAAGTCGCGCACGATCCGGACCTCGCTCGTGAACGTCAGCTCGCCGCAGTTCGTCGCCGGCGCGATGCGGCTCGTCGTGCGGGGCGCCGAAAAGGGTCACAACCCGCGGTATTTCGTCCTGGACGCGGAGACGGGCGCCGCCCGGGCGATCAGCGAAGAGGGAATTCCCTTTTCGAGCTACACGCCGACTTCCCCCGATGGAACGCGTCTGCTCGGCCTCAGCGCCGATTTTCGTCCGACGATCTACCCGATCGCCGGAGGAGCCGCGGTTCCGGTCCTCGGATCGCAGCCCCGCGAATACCCCGCCGGCTGGTCGACCGACGGACGGGCGATCTACGTCTACCTCCGCAGCGGAAGCGTGGCTCCCGTCTACCGCGTCGATCTCGCGACGGGGAAGCGGGAGCTCTGGAAGACCATCACGGCGCCGGATGCGGCGGGAATCACCGGCATCGCCCCCGTCATCGTCGTCATGGACGGCAAGGCCTACGCCTACGGCGTGACGCGGATCCTTTCGAGCCTGTACCTCGTCGACGGCTTCCGGTGAGGGTCCTCGTCGTCGGTGCCACCGGCACGATCGGACGCGCCGTCGTCGCGGCGTTGGAAGACCGCCACGAGGTGCTTCCGGTCGCCCACCGGAGCGGCGCCCTGACGGTCGATCTGCAGGACTCCGCGTCGATCGCGCGGCTCTACGAGAAGGTCGGCCGCGTGGATGCCGTCGTCTGCACGGCGGGCGGCACGCGGTTCCGGCCGCTCTCCGAGCTCTCGGAGGAGGACTTCCGTTTCAGCCTCATGCACAAGCTCCTCGGCCAGATCAATCTCGTTCGGCTCGGGATCCGTTTCGTCGCCGACGGGGGCGCGTTCGCGCTGACGTCCGGCACGCTCGCGAGCCGCCCCTCGCGGGGGGGGGCCGCGGTCGCCGTCGCCAACGCGGGCGTGGAGGCGTTCGTCGCGTCGGCGGCGCTCGAACTGCCTCGGGGGATCCGGATCAACGCGGTGTCTCCGGGCTGGGTGACCGAAACCCTGAAGAAGATGGGGCATCGCCCGGA
This region of Thermoanaerobaculia bacterium genomic DNA includes:
- a CDS encoding stress response translation initiation inhibitor YciH — encoded protein: MTAPRRPVVYSSGPQGSGNRCPRCGWPVDSCACAKKEEVAGPLAGQRVRVSRSSAGRGGKTVTLIAGIEGGDAILAPLAKKLKARCGAGGTVKDGLIEIQGDHGDTVMSLLAAEGYRPKKSGG
- a CDS encoding protein kinase, with translation MPLSNGTKIGPYEILAPLGAGGMGEVYRARDPRLGRDVALKVLPEEFTTDRERLVRFEQEARAASALNHPGIVVVHDIGSAEGRAYIAMELVDGRTLRALLEDGAVPIRKLLDIATQLAEALAKAHDSGIVHRDLKPENVIVSKDGYVKVLDFGLARQTDRRGSDSSELPTQTGTAPGTVMGTVGYMSPEQAAGRPVDFRSDQFSLGSMVYEMSTGKRAFERGTSAETLTAIIREEPEPISTANARIPAPLRWIVERCLAKDAEDRFASTKDLARDLKSLRDHLTETSASLQSGVSAAIPIGRVRSLRRRAIAATAVAAVLAVALAISVLKPRRPPGGAVFHRLTFQRGAIWGARFTPDGGSIVYGAAWDGQPSHLYTVRADNLLSSPLDLPPAFLLGISRQSEVALAKDPIQVTTLQILGTLARAPLSGGSPREVESRVSFADWTPDGTGLAVVRDVGGRADLFYPEDHLLYASQGWASHPRFSPDGKWIAFLDHASAGDGGSVVLVSTDGRTRRTLASGFSTVQGLAWRADGKEIWFTGTAEGNARALCAVTPSGKMRTLHRVPATLTLYDIAKDGRLLVEQEDQRSSTFALAPGETRERDLSALDWSGLNGFSTDGRLVSFDETGEGGGESGSVYIRRTDGSSPLLLGTGGSGGFSSDGSWVAGYGLEGSTISLFPTAAGKSRTIRTSLVNVSSPQFVAGAMRLVVRGAEKGHNPRYFVLDAETGAARAISEEGIPFSSYTPTSPDGTRLLGLSADFRPTIYPIAGGAAVPVLGSQPREYPAGWSTDGRAIYVYLRSGSVAPVYRVDLATGKRELWKTITAPDAAGITGIAPVIVVMDGKAYAYGVTRILSSLYLVDGFR
- a CDS encoding short chain dehydrogenase, producing the protein MRVLVVGATGTIGRAVVAALEDRHEVLPVAHRSGALTVDLQDSASIARLYEKVGRVDAVVCTAGGTRFRPLSELSEEDFRFSLMHKLLGQINLVRLGIRFVADGGAFALTSGTLASRPSRGGAAVAVANAGVEAFVASAALELPRGIRINAVSPGWVTETLKKMGHRPEGGTPAATVARAFVEAIEGDSSGAVIEPGGS